The following are encoded together in the Bacteroidales bacterium genome:
- a CDS encoding TonB-dependent receptor, translating to MKNKLILLSLVLISTIAQGQQSKTFFVVDKQNGKPIPYSTICIQNINTKTKEYTIANENGKVEVSSSGIVELSISSVGYKSYKKTVDLSVLNKVKLETDIFALNQVVVTGQNRPMLRDSSIYSIKVFDSKLIQQRGAINLADVLKAQPSIKINQSGTFGTNINILGLGGENVKIMIDGVPIIGRLDGKLDLSQITMENVDHIEVIEGPMSVIYGSNALAGTINIITKNNKWNKLEVNANTYIESPGTINTNLYTSIKKANNIFTLSGARNYFSGTSYEDSRASKWKGSEQYIAEMKYSRQREKYTFSTTTKYFNEFMKDKGAVFGEGSPTPYAFDINFYTKRYNLNGFLDIEHKKTMQTNIQSSISYFDRVMQTVRKDMTDLSEIPISNDTTTFLNFMTRATFNHTINAKLSYQTGIDLNTEQGSAKRIIGGTKNIGDYAIFITNKYQLHSKIIMQTGLRYAYNTKFTSPLLYSINLKLNLNNNLQARVSFAKGFRSPTLKEMYLDFSHAGYNIKGNPDLQPEYSHSLNGSIEYTYRHNDAFLFKTELKAYYNNIIDKIGFALVDRTENTETWMDMNKGNVETLGWIADITLNINTHWNFNTNYTRSGITNLNFENDNSSNKFFYTDNFLASLSYTNPKYDLSTRIEYSFRGKEAIDYLEEGNLSLYFVDSYNDLNISLTKSVWEKRINISIGAKNLFDNTDLPIIESLTSGDYSITQDKQLLSWGRSYFIKINLILYKH from the coding sequence TTGAAAAACAAACTTATTCTTTTGTCTTTAGTACTTATAAGTACTATTGCACAAGGACAGCAAAGCAAGACCTTTTTTGTTGTAGACAAACAAAATGGGAAACCAATACCCTATTCTACAATTTGCATCCAAAATATTAATACTAAAACAAAGGAGTATACAATTGCAAATGAGAATGGCAAGGTTGAAGTATCCTCATCAGGAATTGTCGAACTTTCAATATCATCTGTAGGGTACAAATCCTACAAAAAAACGGTAGATCTTTCAGTATTAAACAAAGTAAAATTAGAAACAGACATTTTTGCTCTAAACCAAGTTGTAGTAACCGGACAAAATAGGCCGATGCTTCGCGACAGTTCCATTTATTCTATTAAAGTTTTCGATTCCAAGCTAATACAGCAAAGAGGAGCTATTAACCTCGCAGATGTTTTAAAAGCACAACCATCAATAAAAATAAATCAGAGCGGAACATTTGGAACCAATATTAACATACTTGGACTTGGGGGTGAAAATGTAAAAATAATGATAGATGGAGTTCCGATAATAGGACGCCTTGACGGCAAGCTTGATTTAAGTCAAATAACAATGGAGAATGTCGATCATATAGAAGTTATAGAAGGTCCTATGTCAGTTATTTATGGAAGCAATGCTCTTGCTGGCACCATAAATATCATTACCAAGAATAATAAATGGAATAAATTAGAAGTGAATGCCAACACCTATATTGAAAGTCCCGGAACCATTAATACTAACTTATACACTTCTATTAAAAAAGCCAATAATATTTTTACTTTATCAGGAGCAAGGAATTATTTCTCAGGAACTTCATACGAAGATTCTAGAGCTTCAAAATGGAAAGGAAGCGAGCAATATATTGCCGAAATGAAATATAGTCGCCAAAGGGAAAAATATACTTTTAGTACAACTACCAAGTATTTTAACGAATTTATGAAAGATAAAGGAGCTGTATTTGGCGAAGGTAGTCCAACACCTTATGCATTCGATATAAATTTTTATACAAAACGATACAATCTAAATGGCTTTTTGGATATAGAGCACAAAAAAACTATGCAAACCAATATCCAATCTTCTATTTCTTATTTCGACAGAGTGATGCAGACGGTTAGAAAAGATATGACAGATTTGAGTGAGATTCCAATATCTAACGATACCACTACTTTTCTAAATTTTATGACTCGGGCAACTTTTAATCACACTATAAACGCCAAACTTTCTTATCAAACAGGTATTGATTTGAATACTGAACAAGGTAGCGCAAAACGTATTATTGGTGGAACTAAGAATATTGGCGATTATGCAATATTTATCACAAATAAGTATCAGCTTCATTCAAAAATAATTATGCAAACGGGTTTGCGATATGCGTATAATACAAAATTTACATCTCCCCTACTTTATTCTATTAACTTAAAATTAAACCTCAATAATAATCTACAGGCAAGAGTATCTTTTGCTAAGGGATTCAGATCACCTACTCTTAAAGAAATGTATCTCGATTTTTCACATGCCGGTTATAATATTAAAGGGAATCCTGATCTTCAGCCCGAATATTCACATTCACTAAACGGATCTATAGAGTACACTTACAGGCATAATGATGCATTTCTATTTAAAACCGAATTAAAAGCATATTACAATAATATTATCGATAAAATAGGTTTTGCCCTTGTCGACAGAACGGAGAATACAGAAACTTGGATGGATATGAATAAGGGAAATGTAGAAACTTTAGGTTGGATAGCAGATATCACACTAAATATAAATACCCATTGGAACTTCAATACAAACTATACTAGATCGGGAATTACTAATCTTAATTTCGAAAACGATAATTCTTCAAATAAGTTCTTTTATACCGATAACTTTTTAGCATCTCTAAGCTATACAAATCCTAAATATGATTTGAGTACACGCATAGAATATTCTTTTAGAGGAAAAGAAGCCATTGATTATTTAGAGGAAGGAAATCTTTCACTATATTTTGTTGACTCCTATAACGATCTAAATATAAGCCTGACAAAATCAGTATGGGAGAAAAGAATAAACATTAGCATTGGAGCTAAAAATTTATTCGATAATACAGATTTACCAATTATTGAAAGTTTAACAAGTGGAGATTATTCAATTACACAAGATAAGCAGTTATTGAGTTGGGGAAGAAGCTATTTTATAAAAATAAATTTAATTCTATATAAACATTAA
- a CDS encoding DUF3127 domain-containing protein — protein sequence MSFEISGKLIEKYDTVVISDRFKKRELVLEKKESTPNGFEYVETIKFQLTQDKCDMLDSFNVGDDITIQFNIKGKRWEKDGRVSYFNNLDAWRIEKQNNNQTTPPASTEVPPASTEIPPAELDESDDLPF from the coding sequence ATGAGTTTTGAAATTAGTGGAAAGTTAATTGAAAAATACGATACAGTAGTTATAAGTGATCGATTTAAAAAAAGAGAATTAGTACTTGAAAAAAAGGAAAGTACTCCCAACGGTTTTGAATATGTAGAAACTATCAAATTTCAATTAACTCAAGATAAGTGCGATATGCTCGATTCTTTTAATGTTGGAGATGATATTACAATTCAGTTTAATATTAAAGGAAAACGTTGGGAAAAAGATGGCAGAGTGTCTTATTTCAATAATTTGGATGCTTGGCGTATTGAAAAGCAAAACAACAACCAAACTACGCCTCCTGCTTCAACTGAGGTTCCTCCTGCTTCAACCGAAATTCCTCCTGCTGAATTAGATGAGTCTGATGATTTACCCTTCTAA